CTTCTTCAAGCGACGCCCACTCTATCCAAGGTAGGCCAAGTTTTAATGTGCATGCACGCTGACTTTCCAGTGAAATGCTGGCCGCTCGCAGTTTTTCTTGAGATGCCTTGCATGCCGCGAGCAAGCATTCAGCTTGGCGGCTCGCCACGTATGCCGGAATTTGCGGGAAAATGAGAGATAGTCCAGCATACACACCCCCGCAGATTTCTTTCATTACAGAATAGCTATCTTTGATTGGCCCAATATGATTATCAGCCATGTTGGTATTCACCTCTCTAGTGTGTGCCTGTGCCCGATATTCGATTGTCATGGTGGGGTGGTGCATCAATTATATCAGCACTATAACAACTTAAGGAGGTGGTAAGGAAATGGAAACACTTGAAACCAAGCTCGAATATCTGATCGAGCTACTTGAGAAAGAGCGCAGCGGCACGCGCCGATTCCTCACGAAAGAGGAGGCCGCCGAGTACATGGGGATGAGCTCTTATACGCTGGATGAATACCAGCGGCTGGGTAAACTGAAAATCCCCTCTGTGAAGATCGGCAAAATGGTGAGATATGACTTGAAAGACATAGAACGGTATTGCGACGAGCTGCCGCGGCGAGAAAGGAAGGAGGCATAGCCATGAAATCATATTGGTACTGGATATTTATCTCTCTGGTCTTTGCGTTCTTTTACGGTCTGGGGCGTTTGGAAGCGCGGCGCAGAGAGATGGAGCGGATCGAGCTTCGCGAGTGCGCGGCCAGGGAGGAGCGGCGGCGGTGCTGGAATCAGGAGGGCGAGTGATGGAGCAATTTGCGCAGAGCGAGTTTTTCTTTTACCACATCGCGCCTAACCTAACGCTGACCAAATTTGTGTTTTTCTTTGGGATCTTCGGGCTGGTCGGCGTGG
The sequence above is a segment of the Cloacibacillus sp. genome. Coding sequences within it:
- a CDS encoding helix-turn-helix domain-containing protein, which encodes METLETKLEYLIELLEKERSGTRRFLTKEEAAEYMGMSSYTLDEYQRLGKLKIPSVKIGKMVRYDLKDIERYCDELPRRERKEA